TCAGACATTCAATATTTCCACCACGACGGCCTTTGTAGTGGCCGGCTGCGGCGTCACGGTCGCCAAACATGGCAACCGGTCTGTATCGAGCCAGTGCGGCAGCGCCGATCTTTTGGAAACTCTCGGTGTAAAGCTGGACATTGATCCTGAAATCGTGGAAGAGGCTGTTCAGGAAATCGGCATCGGCTTTCTGTTTGCACCGCTTTTCCACGGCGCCATGCGTTATGCCGCCAAAGCCCGCAAAGAGATCGGCTTGCGCAGCATCTTTAACATGCTGGGGCCGCTGACTAACCCTGCGGCCGCCAATTGCCAACTCCTGGGCGTGTACGCCCCGGAGTTAACCGAAATGTTCGCCCGAGCCCTGCAGCTTCTGGGCGCCAAAAGAGCTTTTGTGGTTCACGGCCATGACGGTCTGGACGAAATTTCCGTCTGCGCGCCCACCCGGATCTCGGAACTCAAAGACGGCCTGATCCGAACCTATGACATTAGGCCGGAACATTTTTTTGGAACCCTGGCGGATTCTTCCGATCTAAAAGGAGGCCGTCCTGAAGAAAACGCCGCAATCACCCTTGGCATTTTAAGAGGAGAAAAAGGACCCAGGCGGAATGTTATTCTGCTTAATGCGACCGCTGCCTTGGTGGCGGCCGGCAAAGCAACGGAATTTAAGGAAGGCATCCGCCTGGCCGAAACATCCATCGATGACGGCGCCGCCCTGGCAAAACTGGAGGCCCTGATTCGATTCACCCAGGAACAGGGCTGAAAAGATTAGTTATTCGTTATTAAAACGAAGAAAAGAACAAATAACAAATAACGAATAACAAATAACGAATAACAACTTTAGACTATGGGAAAAGATATTTTAAGTCAAATCGTCGCTCATAAGAAACAGGAAGTCGCTACAGCCCGCCAGCGTATTCCGGAAGCGCGAATCCGTGAACGGGCAATGATACCGCGAAACAGGCGTCACTTTCTGAAACGACTTGAGCATCCCGGCGACACGGGGGTAAACATTATTGCTGAAATCAAACGGGCCTCCCCGTCCAAAGGGGTTCTTTGCCGGGATCTGGACCCGGCCCTATTTGCCTTGGAATATGAAAAAGGCGGCGCCGCGGCCCTTTCCGTTCTGACGGATCAGGATTTTTTTAAAGGAAGCAGCCGGGACTTACAAAGTGCCCGTGAAACCACCTCCCTGCCGGTGCTTCGAAAAGATTTCCTGATATCATCCTACCAGCTTTACGAATCTGCGGTCATGGGCGCAGATGCCGTCCTGCTGATTGTCCGTATTCTAGAGCAACAGCAACTGCACGACTATCTGGATATCTGCGATGAACTCAAGATGGACGCCCTGGTTGAAATCCACACGGAAAAGGATCTTGAAACGGCCACCAAGGCAGGAGCCAAACTGATCGGCATCAATAATCGGAACCTGAGTTCGTTTGAAACCGATATTGAAACCGCCATTAAGATGAAATCGTTGCTGGAACCCCATCAAATCGCCGTGGCTGCCAGCGGAATACGAACGCGGACGGATGTTGAAAAAAATCAAACGGCCGGGATTTGGAATTTTCTCATCGGAGAAAGTCTCGTGAAGGCACAAAACCCCCAAGCATTTCTCAAATCGCTTCAGGGAAAAAATTAACAAATGACGACCAAAGAACCCAACACTCCCCAAATCAAGATATGCGGACTGACGCGGGTGGAGGAAGCGCTGGAATGCGCAGCGCTGGGGGCAGATGCTATTGGCTGCGTTTTTTATCCCAAAAGCCCCCGGCACCTGACCGAAAACCAGGCCAGGGAAATCTGCCTGGCCTTGACGGACCAGGTAAAAACCGTGGGAGTCTTTGTCAACGAAACGTTTGCGGCCATCATGCGAAAAGTCGAACGCTGCCGGCTCAACGCCGTCCAACTGCACGGCCGGGAAGCTCCTCAACTGGTCGAACGTCTCCGCCGAGAAGAACTTTTAACAATCAAGGCGTTGTTTGCCGGGGGCAATCCGTCTTTAAAAGAGGTTTCAAACTACCGGGCATCGGCCTATCTGGTGGAATGCGGTCGGGAAAATCTGCCGGGCGGAACAGGCCTTGAGTGGAACTGGGAAGAGGCCAAACGTTTGGGCGAAACACATCCGCTGATCCTGGCCGGCGGGCTTGCACC
This region of Candidatus Desulfatibia profunda genomic DNA includes:
- a CDS encoding phosphoribosylanthranilate isomerase gives rise to the protein MTTKEPNTPQIKICGLTRVEEALECAALGADAIGCVFYPKSPRHLTENQAREICLALTDQVKTVGVFVNETFAAIMRKVERCRLNAVQLHGREAPQLVERLRREELLTIKALFAGGNPSLKEVSNYRASAYLVECGRENLPGGTGLEWNWEEAKRLGETHPLILAGGLAPNNVYRAVAAGVPDALDVSSGVESAPGRKDLVKVKAFVEAVLQCSAENIKASKTFRKIF
- the trpC gene encoding indole-3-glycerol phosphate synthase TrpC — encoded protein: MGKDILSQIVAHKKQEVATARQRIPEARIRERAMIPRNRRHFLKRLEHPGDTGVNIIAEIKRASPSKGVLCRDLDPALFALEYEKGGAAALSVLTDQDFFKGSSRDLQSARETTSLPVLRKDFLISSYQLYESAVMGADAVLLIVRILEQQQLHDYLDICDELKMDALVEIHTEKDLETATKAGAKLIGINNRNLSSFETDIETAIKMKSLLEPHQIAVAASGIRTRTDVEKNQTAGIWNFLIGESLVKAQNPQAFLKSLQGKN
- the trpD gene encoding anthranilate phosphoribosyltransferase produces the protein MFRENLNKIVHRNDLTEDQMAQMITEIFSGNVTDAQIGALMAALATKGETFEELAGAARAMRRKAVRIQASAATVVDTCGTGGDGAQTFNISTTTAFVVAGCGVTVAKHGNRSVSSQCGSADLLETLGVKLDIDPEIVEEAVQEIGIGFLFAPLFHGAMRYAAKARKEIGLRSIFNMLGPLTNPAAANCQLLGVYAPELTEMFARALQLLGAKRAFVVHGHDGLDEISVCAPTRISELKDGLIRTYDIRPEHFFGTLADSSDLKGGRPEENAAITLGILRGEKGPRRNVILLNATAALVAAGKATEFKEGIRLAETSIDDGAALAKLEALIRFTQEQG